One Nicotiana sylvestris chromosome 12, ASM39365v2, whole genome shotgun sequence genomic window carries:
- the LOC138884286 gene encoding uncharacterized protein produces the protein MSTTQNPPFADVDEFLFRLQMWWHELGEDGQKWVIKHLGTLTDIMKVKPRDDLIAALVTFWDPIHNVFRFSDFELTPTLEEISGYAGFDGDLRNQNLIFPKAPSVHRFFGLLIISNQIRKSNVVNGCCSFNFLYSRFGKPDGFEIHEKGLTNKQNKDTWQIHRRFAFMVAFLGIMVFPNKERTIDIRTAKVVQVLTTKENHTLAPIILSDIYRALTLCKSGAKVFEGCKI, from the coding sequence atgagcaccacccaaaacccaccattcgcagatgtagatgagtttctatttcggcttcagatgtggtggcatgagttaggagaagatggtcagaaatgggtcattaagcatttgggaactctcacagatattatgaaagttaaaccacgtgatgatttgattgcggcgttagtaactttttgggacccgattcacaatgtctttcgcttctctgatttcgagcttactcctacattagaagagatatcTGGATATGCCGGTTTCGACGGAGATTTAAGAAACCaaaatcttatattcccaaaagctccctcagtgcatcgattctttgggctcctgatcatcagtaatcaaatcagaaaaagcaatgttgtcaatgggtgttgttctttcaacttcctatattcaaggttcggaaagccggacggatttgaaattcatgaaaagggtcTTACTAACAAACAGAACAAAGACACATGGCAGATTCACcgacgcttcgctttcatggtggcttttctgggaatcatggtcttcccaaacaaagaacgaacaattgatattcgcacggcgaaagtcgtacaggtcctcactaccaaggaaaatcacacccttgccccgatcattctctctgacatttatcgggcgttgactttatgtaaatcaggggcaaaggtcttcgaagggtgcaaaatt